From the Mesotoga prima MesG1.Ag.4.2 genome, the window CCTGCGAATGTTCGGGGCGATCTTGACCGAACATGAGTGTTTCCATACCACTATGGTTCTTACGCAACAGGAGGGTTGCGATGGTAAAGGATGGGGGTTATAGGTTTCCATACCACTATGGTTCTTACGCAACAGCGATCTCGTATAGCTTCTCATACACTTCTTTATGTTTCCATACCACTATGGTTCTTACGCAACCTTTCATGCTTAACAAGACTGATTCCGTATTTTCCTGTTTCCATACCACTATGGTTCTTACGCAACCCCAGATACACGCACCCAGAGAAGCCCCCATATTTTGTTTCCATACCACTATGGTTCTTACGCAACGCACCATTACTTCTCATAAATATATCCAATTCCCTAAGTTTCCATACCACTATGGTTCTTACGCAACACTCTTTCAATCGTTGGCATTGCTACCCCTCCGATTCCGTTTCCATACCACTATGGTTCTTACGCAACTTAACCAGGTATCCGATTCCGCCCCCCGTACTTTCAGGTTTCCATACCACTATGGTTCTTACGCAACTTCTTTTCCGCAATACTTAGCAAAGTATCCAATCACGTTTCCATACCACTATGGTTCTTACGCAACAAAACAGAAAGTATTGGTTTGATGAGTCAGGATATGTTTCCATACCACTATGGTTCTTACGCAACAGGTTATGTTCGGGGTATTGTTCCTGGTATGCGTAAGGAGTTTCCATACCACTATGGTTCTTACGCAACTAATGATACTGCTAGCTTCGTGTATACGAAGAAATGAGTTTCCATACCACTATGGTTCTTACGCAACTTAAGACAAGCCCGCGGATCTTTATCTAAAAAGTATGTTTCCATACCACTATGGTTCTTACGCAACCGAGAGATGACAGGATTGTCCCTGTCCCCGAAGAAATTTGTTTCCATACCACTATGGTTCTTACGCAACGAAGTTTGCAGAAAGATATTGTAATGCTCACTATACTGTTTCCATACCACTATGGTTCTTACGCAACACCATGCCAAGGAGACCATCACGCAACACCCGTTAACGTTTCCATACCACTATGGTTCTTACGCAACGAGAGAATAGTCTCTGCTAAGAACGGTCTGCCAAAGTTTCCATACCACTATGGTTCTTACGCAACCTGCAGATCATGAAGGTACTGATCTTGAGGCTGTATTGTTTCCATACCACTATGGTTCTTACGCAACCGGAAATCCCCGAAGGTTGTTTGTGCTAATTGAGGATGTTTCCATACCACTATGGTTCTTACGCAACGAATCTGTAAGGTGGCTTGTTTACTATGTTCTACACGAGTTTCCATACCACTATGGTTCTTACGCAACAATGTTGAGGCAGGAATTTCCTTTCCTCAACAAAATCGTTTCCATACCACTATGGTTCTTACGCAACCAGTTAATACCTCGAACTACTTTATTAGCCACGTGAGTGTTTCCATACCACTATGGTTCTTACGCAACGGATACAACGAAAACGGTTTCTGGATTCGCTGCTTGAAGTTTCCATACCACTATGGTTCTTACGCAACCAAGCAAGGAAGTTATAGAGGGTTTGGAAACTTGCCTCGTTTCCATACCACTATGGTTCTTACGCAACATCACCTACCACCCGGACAACTCCATTTTCCCAACTGTTTCCATACCACTATGGTTCTTACGCAACTGAGTTATAGATATGATACGGTGCGAATTGATTTAGGTTTCCATACCACTATGGTTCTTACGCAACAGGAACGGGGTTTTTATCTATAACATTGATTCTTGTTTCCATACCACTATGGTTCTTACGCAACTCACCTACCACCCGGACAACTCCATTTTCCCAACTGTTTCCATACCACTATGGTTCTTACGCAACCGCTTTTATTACAAAGATATTATACAGGTTTTGGGGAGGCAGAATCAACCAATCGGGAAGATCTCGCAAGCGCCATCGAATTTACATTTCGGCGATTCGCTTGGATTTGATTCTAGATGGACGCAGTGTTATGTGGAGGGAGAAGGCACCGGTATCTTCTAAGGAAGACCAATTGCAGAAAATACCGGCGAAAAACTCTCCAGCAGAAGCTTACAGAAGAAAGCTGCTCACGATTTCGCTTTCAATCAAATGACCTATCTGCAGTCGTGTCTGTGTAAACTGTACAGGAATGATTATAAATAGGTCTAGAAGTGTTATTAGGAAATGAGTCTAGAAGAAAATGGCATACGATCGATCCGACGAGAATTGGTAACGAAATTATTAACTCGGGAAAGGCTTATGGGAAGGATAATACAACTCTGTTCGGAAAAGCCGATGATGATAATCCGCAATATGGCGTTTACATGAAATGATCGCATGTAATCTAGTGCGACAATAAGCTGAATTAACCAATCTTGAAATGCCTCAGTGGAATTGGGTTTTAGAAGCATAGTGATTTCGACGGCAAGTAGTTCCGAATGGGTATTGACCGAGAATGATTATTGCGGGAATTTTACTTCTGGAGTCAAGAAAATTCGAACTTGATGAAAGGATTTGAGAGAATTGTTCTGAATGGGTGTTCTGCCTTCTACCACCACATGTGAAGCGCTTTGTAGTCTTCCTCTGAAAGAATAGACCGGATCAGTTTGTAGCATTCGGTTAGAAGAAGCGTGTTGTACGAGACTTTCCTTTTTAGTGTTGGATGAAAGACCGTCTCTTCCATGAATTTCTCGAAGTGCTCAACGTACTTCTTCATTCCTTCATTGGTAAGAAGGGTTGAATTCATTTCCTTATCGAAGTCGTCTTCTGTAATGATGGCTTTGTTCAGTAGAGTCATGATCAGTCTGTCTACGATTACAGGTTTGAAAACCTCGCTTATGTCGAGGCAGAGCGAGAATCTCATTTCGCAGGGTTCGTGGAGAAAGCTCACTGTGGGATCGAGTTGGGTCTGATAGATCTTACTGAGTGTCCTGGTGTAGAGTAGTGAGTTCCCGAAGGAGATCATGCAGTTGAGTATACCCAAGGGAGGCTGTCTGATTCTTGTTACGAATTCCTGACCGGTAAGCCCCGCAAGAATCGGATAGTAGTATTGTCTGAAAGCGCCCTCGACAGCCATTACTGAGTTTACCCCAGTTGTGTTTTGAAGTCTTTCTCTAGTGTTCTTCAGCCCCTCTATCTTGTCTTTGTATCCGGGAATCTTGC encodes:
- the cas1b gene encoding type I-B CRISPR-associated endonuclease Cas1b; translation: MKKNFYLFASGQLSRKDNTLLLEREGRRKFIPIEKIESISTFGEIDLNTHLLSFLSKKEVALHVFSHNGWYSGSFVPRKQKVSGKLLVEQIKTFLDPIKRLKLSREFIDGAMHNMLRVLQRSSSKIPGYKDKIEGLKNTRERLQNTTGVNSVMAVEGAFRQYYYPILAGLTGQEFVTRIRQPPLGILNCMISFGNSLLYTRTLSKIYQTQLDPTVSFLHEPCEMRFSLCLDISEVFKPVIVDRLIMTLLNKAIITEDDFDKEMNSTLLTNEGMKKYVEHFEKFMEETVFHPTLKRKVSYNTLLLTECYKLIRSILSEEDYKALHMWW